A genomic stretch from Erysipelothrix sp. HDW6C includes:
- a CDS encoding GNAT family N-acetyltransferase, with translation MKFVENNTIEYSQLMNLYKSVAWTGYTDFPNKMQTMLTKSLWWCACWDGETLIGLIRVVGDGVSIVYVQDILVDPRYQRLGIGGKLMDKMMATFTAVRQIVLITDNKEETRRFYESVGMRSLEKTHGCGYIRYNFEC, from the coding sequence ATGAAATTTGTCGAAAATAATACAATTGAATATTCGCAGTTAATGAATTTGTATAAATCTGTAGCGTGGACGGGTTACACCGATTTCCCAAACAAGATGCAGACAATGCTCACGAAGTCATTGTGGTGGTGCGCCTGTTGGGACGGTGAAACACTCATCGGACTGATTCGTGTTGTTGGTGATGGGGTATCCATTGTTTATGTTCAGGATATTTTGGTGGATCCACGATACCAACGCCTTGGTATTGGTGGCAAACTCATGGATAAGATGATGGCGACTTTTACGGCAGTGCGACAAATCGTGTTAATTACAGATAATAAGGAAGAAACACGACGCTTTTACGAATCTGTCGGCATGCGGTCGCTTGAGAAAACACATGGGTGTGGATATATTCGTTATAATTTTGAATGCTAG
- a CDS encoding metal ABC transporter solute-binding protein, Zn/Mn family — protein sequence MKKVLILLLTSLLILTGCTNRKIDNPDGKLVVIATTTMVTDLVKTIGGDRVIVEGMMVAGVDPHLYKAKPSDVQAVQDADVVAFSGVHLEAKLDDVLTGLEKTGRNIIKLEDGLDPSDIIEDETQGGHDPHIWFDINLWKKSAQHVANELGKIDPENNDYYQENAKQYISELHDLEVYIQNRINEIPEEQRVLVTAHDAFAYFGRYFGVHVEAIQGISTQSEAGIADINHVSDLIVNRKIKAIYTESSVPKKTIEALQAAVKDRGFEVEIGGEIYSDSLKENTSYIETYKLNVDTIVDSLK from the coding sequence ATGAAAAAAGTACTGATACTATTACTTACATCCTTATTAATACTGACAGGATGTACGAATCGAAAAATCGACAATCCGGATGGAAAACTTGTCGTCATTGCCACAACGACAATGGTTACAGATCTTGTAAAAACAATTGGTGGTGACCGAGTGATTGTTGAAGGAATGATGGTTGCCGGCGTAGATCCTCATCTCTATAAAGCAAAACCAAGCGATGTACAAGCGGTCCAAGATGCTGATGTTGTTGCATTCAGTGGGGTTCACTTGGAAGCGAAATTGGATGATGTGCTTACAGGCCTTGAGAAAACAGGCCGAAACATTATTAAGTTAGAAGATGGTTTAGACCCAAGTGATATCATTGAAGATGAAACGCAAGGGGGTCATGATCCACATATATGGTTTGACATTAATCTTTGGAAGAAATCGGCACAACATGTTGCAAATGAGTTGGGTAAGATTGATCCTGAGAACAATGACTATTATCAAGAGAATGCAAAACAGTATATCTCCGAACTGCATGACCTTGAAGTATATATTCAAAATAGAATCAATGAAATACCTGAAGAACAGCGTGTCTTGGTTACCGCACATGATGCTTTCGCTTACTTTGGTCGATACTTTGGAGTGCATGTAGAAGCAATTCAAGGAATATCGACGCAATCGGAAGCAGGAATTGCCGATATTAATCATGTCTCAGATTTGATCGTAAATCGAAAAATTAAAGCAATTTATACGGAATCAAGTGTTCCAAAGAAAACAATTGAAGCTTTGCAAGCGGCAGTTAAGGATCGCGGATTTGAAGTTGAAATCGGTGGTGAAATCTATTCCGATTCACTCAAGGAAAATACAAGTTACATTGAGACTTATAAACTCAATGTCGATACAATTGTGGATAGTCTAAAATAA
- a CDS encoding metal ABC transporter ATP-binding protein, whose protein sequence is MSEKKYAIEVEDLTVTYDVKPVLWDCDVKFETGKLTAIVGPNGAGKSTMIKAIMGLLKPISGKITINGNSKHEDYKNIAYVPQSGSVDWDFPATVEDIVLMGRYGHIGWIKRPGKEDRRIADEMLERVGMGAYRDRQISQLSGGQQQRVFLARALTQQADIYILDEPLKGVDVKTEEILMTLLKELAAAGKTVIVVHHDLTSIEGYFDNIALVNIKLVAWGSVKDTFTQENLKLTYHTDVGGITKS, encoded by the coding sequence ATGTCAGAGAAAAAATATGCAATTGAAGTTGAAGATTTAACCGTTACATATGATGTAAAACCCGTGCTTTGGGATTGTGACGTGAAATTTGAAACTGGAAAATTAACAGCAATCGTGGGGCCGAATGGTGCAGGTAAGTCGACCATGATCAAAGCGATTATGGGGCTTCTTAAACCAATTTCGGGAAAAATCACAATTAATGGAAATAGCAAACACGAAGATTATAAGAATATTGCCTATGTTCCTCAAAGTGGCAGTGTTGACTGGGATTTCCCAGCAACCGTTGAAGACATTGTTCTCATGGGACGTTATGGTCATATAGGATGGATCAAACGACCCGGAAAAGAAGATCGTCGCATTGCCGATGAAATGCTTGAACGTGTTGGTATGGGTGCCTATCGTGATCGCCAAATCAGTCAATTATCAGGAGGGCAACAACAACGTGTATTCTTAGCGCGTGCACTTACCCAACAAGCTGATATCTATATCCTTGATGAGCCTTTGAAAGGCGTCGATGTTAAGACTGAAGAAATCTTGATGACACTTTTAAAAGAACTGGCTGCTGCGGGTAAGACTGTGATAGTTGTTCACCATGACCTAACCAGCATTGAAGGATATTTTGACAACATTGCTTTGGTCAACATTAAACTTGTTGCATGGGGAAGTGTGAAAGATACGTTTACACAAGAAAACCTGAAACTTACCTACCATACAGATGTAGGAGGGATTACAAAATCATGA